A part of Candidatus Nitrosocosmicus arcticus genomic DNA contains:
- a CDS encoding 50S ribosomal protein L32e: protein MVINNDLLEQRKKVSEHRPKFKRQESWRYKRLAVNWRKPKGVDNKMRKQVSGVPPLVKIGYRGPRISRGLHPSGYVDNLVHNIKDLMLLDNTKDAARIAHTVGNKKRLEIISKAESMGIKLINGKKAESDSSKSSIVKKDQK from the coding sequence ATGGTAATCAATAATGATCTCCTTGAACAACGTAAAAAGGTTTCAGAGCATCGTCCCAAATTTAAGAGACAAGAAAGCTGGAGATATAAAAGATTAGCTGTCAACTGGAGAAAACCCAAGGGTGTTGACAATAAGATGAGAAAGCAAGTCTCAGGAGTGCCACCATTGGTAAAGATTGGTTACCGTGGCCCTAGAATATCACGTGGATTACATCCTTCCGGTTATGTTGATAATTTGGTTCATAACATTAAGGATTTGATGTTGTTGGATAATACTAAGGATGCAGCCCGCATAGCACATACTGTTGGAAACAAGAAAAGACTAGAGATTATCTCAAAAGCAGAGTCAATGGGCATCAAACTAATAAACGGAAAAAAAGCTGAATCGGATTCATCCAAATCCTCAATCGTGAAGAAAGATCAAAAGTAG
- a CDS encoding superoxide dismutase, with product MNKYELPPLPFSYEALEPNIDAKTMEIHYTKHHQTYTNNLNAALEKCPQDVQNKDIVEILSDLGSVPNDLRSAINFNGGGFDNHRIFWNNLTPNGGGEPQGSVAEAINNSFGSFAAFKEKFTTSTVGIQGSGWGWLVFDPKSNKVDYKSMPNQTSPRTENLIPLLGCDVWEHAYYLKYQNKRPDYVNAWWNLINWEDVNNRYAKSK from the coding sequence ATGAACAAATACGAATTACCTCCTCTTCCATTTAGTTATGAGGCATTAGAACCAAATATAGATGCAAAAACTATGGAAATCCATTATACAAAACATCATCAAACATATACCAACAATCTTAACGCAGCTCTTGAAAAATGTCCTCAAGACGTTCAGAATAAGGATATAGTAGAAATTCTTAGTGACCTAGGGAGTGTACCCAATGATTTGAGATCAGCAATAAACTTTAACGGCGGTGGGTTTGACAATCATCGAATTTTCTGGAACAATTTAACTCCAAACGGCGGAGGGGAACCACAAGGATCTGTTGCTGAGGCAATAAATAATTCATTTGGAAGTTTTGCAGCTTTTAAAGAAAAGTTTACTACAAGTACGGTAGGTATTCAAGGAAGTGGTTGGGGATGGTTGGTATTTGACCCAAAAAGCAACAAAGTAGACTATAAATCCATGCCTAATCAAACGAGTCCTAGGACAGAAAATCTCATACCATTATTAGGATGTGATGTTTGGGAACACGCTTATTATCTCAAATATCAGAATAAAAGACCCGACTATGTCAATGCCTGGTGGAATCTGATAAATTGGGAAGACGTTAACAATAGGTACGCCAAATCAAAATAA
- a CDS encoding YkgJ family cysteine cluster protein, whose translation MALSHGEEEKVNDVSFALDDLSKKWKIDPIVRDVHLGKRTDIQDYTIKINQVTYHIPFLSGSSLFLLWDCLWPDCHNCCDKQGRLPLTSGDITNISKQLGYETKSSFLRNETYVATWDNDSTSDSNSPIITTLTMLNLKRKQSENETDNGHPLTCRFLDECGSCQLHPNKPGVCWLYPFFSWSQNEKNLVSVHASFQLTGDCPGFYLSKKMDDIMPTLIKYSEIIYNYTMNVNTTIREGFGKIDVINY comes from the coding sequence ATGGCCTTATCTCACGGGGAAGAGGAGAAAGTTAATGATGTCTCCTTCGCACTAGATGATCTCTCAAAAAAATGGAAGATAGATCCAATTGTTAGGGATGTACATCTTGGCAAACGTACAGACATTCAAGATTATACGATTAAGATTAACCAGGTCACTTATCATATCCCTTTTTTGTCTGGGTCATCTCTTTTTTTACTGTGGGATTGTTTATGGCCCGATTGTCATAATTGCTGTGATAAGCAAGGAAGGTTACCCTTAACGTCTGGAGATATAACCAATATTTCAAAACAATTGGGATATGAAACAAAATCGTCCTTTCTGCGGAATGAAACTTACGTAGCAACATGGGACAATGATTCCACTTCAGATTCAAACTCTCCGATAATAACTACTTTAACCATGCTTAATTTGAAGAGAAAGCAGTCAGAAAACGAAACTGACAATGGTCATCCATTAACCTGCAGATTCCTAGATGAATGTGGATCATGTCAGCTCCATCCTAATAAGCCTGGAGTTTGTTGGCTATATCCTTTTTTTTCGTGGAGCCAAAATGAAAAGAATTTAGTTTCTGTACATGCATCATTTCAACTAACAGGTGATTGTCCAGGTTTCTACTTGAGTAAGAAAATGGACGACATTATGCCTACTCTAATTAAATATTCTGAAATAATCTATAATTATACAATGAATGTTAACACTACCATTAGAGAAGGGTTTGGAAAAATCGATGTTATTAACTATTAA
- the pckA gene encoding phosphoenolpyruvate carboxykinase (ATP) produces the protein MDFTINEGRRNLTVPLLVESAILNDEGKLSSTGSLSVKTGKFTGRSPEDKFIVKDEITANSVDWGKVNHPISEENFEKILDRMTKYIHDNNLEEKLYTFDGFVGADISSRLSIRVITDRAWHSLFATQIFINTSQEELSNFRPDFTLLSINDFASIPELEGTKSETFIIISFKRNLILMGSTSYAGEIKKSMFSVMNFLLPKKGIFPMHCSANMGKDDKSALFFGLSGTGKTTLSADENRRLVGDDEHGWSDKGIFNFEGGCYAKCINLNKDKEPQIWNAIKFGSVMENVVIDPFSREPDFSDGSLTENTRVVYPLNFIPGAVIPSICGHPYVIIFLTADAFGVLPPISKLSKEGAMYHFMSGYTSKLAGTERGITEPKETFSQCFGAPFMPLKAAEYAKLLGEKITRYDSKVYLINTGWSGGPYGIGKRIDLKYTRRMVSAALKGILDDVPYETHEMFNLDYPTSCLDVPASILNPRNTWHDKNQYDFSAKRLAKLFINNFRKFEPISEEIIKAGPYLN, from the coding sequence ATGGACTTTACAATTAATGAGGGGCGAAGAAATTTAACAGTTCCCCTATTAGTTGAATCAGCTATTCTAAATGATGAGGGTAAACTATCATCTACCGGATCATTATCGGTAAAGACCGGAAAATTTACTGGTCGTTCACCTGAGGATAAATTTATTGTCAAGGATGAAATTACTGCCAACTCGGTAGATTGGGGTAAGGTTAATCACCCTATTTCTGAAGAAAATTTTGAAAAAATACTCGATCGTATGACAAAGTACATTCACGATAATAATCTAGAGGAGAAACTCTACACTTTCGATGGATTTGTTGGAGCTGATATCTCCTCTAGGCTATCGATAAGAGTCATTACAGATAGAGCATGGCATAGTTTGTTTGCAACTCAAATTTTCATAAATACATCACAAGAAGAATTGTCTAATTTTAGACCTGATTTTACTTTATTGTCAATAAATGATTTTGCGTCTATTCCAGAGTTAGAAGGAACAAAATCTGAAACTTTTATTATTATTAGTTTCAAGCGAAATTTGATCCTGATGGGGTCAACTTCTTATGCTGGTGAAATAAAGAAATCAATGTTTTCAGTTATGAATTTTCTTTTACCTAAAAAGGGCATATTTCCTATGCATTGTTCCGCAAATATGGGTAAAGATGATAAGTCCGCCCTATTTTTTGGTTTATCGGGAACAGGAAAAACAACTCTTTCAGCCGATGAAAATCGACGATTAGTGGGAGATGATGAGCATGGCTGGTCTGATAAAGGTATATTTAATTTTGAAGGAGGTTGTTATGCTAAATGTATCAATCTAAACAAAGATAAAGAACCACAAATATGGAATGCAATTAAATTTGGTTCCGTAATGGAAAATGTTGTTATTGATCCGTTTTCAAGAGAACCTGATTTTTCTGATGGTAGTTTGACAGAAAATACCCGTGTGGTATATCCTTTGAATTTTATTCCTGGGGCAGTTATCCCCAGTATCTGCGGTCATCCATACGTCATAATTTTTCTTACGGCGGATGCGTTTGGGGTTCTTCCTCCTATTTCTAAATTATCAAAAGAGGGTGCTATGTATCATTTCATGTCGGGGTATACCAGCAAATTGGCAGGGACAGAACGAGGAATTACCGAACCAAAAGAGACATTTTCTCAATGTTTTGGAGCCCCTTTCATGCCATTAAAAGCTGCAGAGTATGCTAAGTTACTTGGGGAAAAGATAACTAGATATGATTCAAAAGTTTATTTAATCAACACCGGCTGGTCGGGTGGTCCCTACGGAATAGGTAAACGAATAGATCTGAAATATACCAGGCGGATGGTTTCTGCAGCACTGAAAGGTATACTCGATGACGTTCCATATGAGACACATGAAATGTTTAATCTCGATTACCCCACATCATGCCTTGACGTTCCTGCTTCGATACTAAATCCTCGAAATACATGGCATGACAAAAATCAATATGACTTTTCTGCCAAAAGACTGGCTAAATTATTCATAAATAATTTCAGGAAATTTGAACCCATCTCTGAAGAAATTATTAAGGCGGGTCCTTACTTGAACTAG